The Vitis vinifera cultivar Pinot Noir 40024 chromosome 8, ASM3070453v1 genome segment CATAATTGCGTAATGTTAAAGCATAGTGAGGAAATCAAGGCACTACTCTTGACTGCACCAAAATGTGTGTGAATACTTTAGTGGTTCCTCAAGCTTAGGGGTGTGGTTATAGCTTTAAACCAGTGAGTTGAGTGTCAAACCTCAAAGAAGAAATCTTGAAGTGCAAGTGAGATGAAAAGATTAAGAAAATGCATGAAATTGGTGGTAAAAAATAACACTTTCTTGAATTCTTGGTTTAGGCAAAGTGGTGGTTGCAATGTTGTTAAGTGAAAAGCAATAATTGGTTAAAATGTAGTAACTTGTAACTAATAGTTGAGGAAGGGGAGATCCTTAGGGTCCCTTCCTTACCTTGGAATGATTCTTGTCATTAATATACCATCTAGAAGTGTTTACTTATCAATTGAATCCCCTATGCACAACCCTACTTTTCTTGAACAAATGTTgtgatttgaaaattgttgtttTGAGCTTATACAAGGTTGTTCCAAGTTAAAATGGCTCTCATTAAATGCTTGGAATATCCTATGTGGACCCTAGGCTTCAATCTGTAAATAGGTATAAAATTATGGTGGTTTCTTGAACCCAATATCCCAACCATTTTTCCAATTGTGGTATATAAGGCTTAATCAAGGTCATCCAAGTCAAAATGGCTTTACCATTGAGTGTTTTGGATACCTTATCAAGACCTATAATCCCCATTTGTCAAATGTTGAAATGAGGTGTTTTATATTGAATGAATGAGATTCTCTTAATAAATTACTTTGAATTAAATACAATTGTTAATGCAAGGATATGTTCCCATGCAAGAATGAAAATCCTTAGGACACCCTTTCTCTAACTTAAATAGTCAATGGacattgaattgaaattaactTGAAAGAATAAAATGGAAAGCAAGAAATTGAATGTCAAATCTTAAATCAAATCTGAAATTGCAATGAtcaacaataataaaaagattcaATTATGCATtaaataaaaccaatttaagacaaaggaaataaatgaaagtaagaataggaaaataaagaaagccTAAGAACGAAAGAacaggaaaataaagaaagccTAAGAACGAAAGTGTAtctttaatttatcaaattaaatgacaaaaataaatatataaattttaatactatttcatttttatatttaatatatcaaattaaatgacaaaaataaatataaatgtattttgaaaaaacccaattttttagATAATCCAATTTTTAGGTGCATTTTTTAGAGAACCCATCTGCAGcctcaattttcatacttaaTCTTCACCCTTCATTTAAAAagcaaaaccctaaaaccctctCTTTCTTCACCAATTGCtacctttttccctttttctattctttttctccatttcttctTCCAGTCGcttcctttctcttcttcttccaattGCTCGCTcccatttttccctttttctttcttcttctccaatacttcccttttcttttctttctttccatgtctCTCTCACCATACTCGCACCTACCCTGACTAGCGGCCACCTCACCGTCGTTGGCATCGCAAGCGTGACTACTAATCATTGGCTAATAGTCGTCTCATTCCCACCATCTCCCTATCTCtcatgaggaaaaaaaaaaagacatgcaGTGAACCATTCGGTTCACTACAAATTGGTCAGTTCACTCAATTCGCCAATCAGATCATCGGTTCTGATGATTCGAGACTGGTTCAATAGGTCGTTGGCCCAAAAGGGTGGGCTGAACCAGAAAGGTCACTGGTCAATGGTCAGACTGGCCGATccaatccaatttttaaaacaatggtgCACACTTCCAAAATTCATCCACATGTTTTATTATTACACATCACAAAAGTTGTCATGTATATATTGTATTCTTGAAAAAGAAACAACttcaatatatgtattattatttattttttaatttctttaagtTCTTTCCaacattttaatcaattttcatctcaccaaaatttttattaaattttcgtCTAATATTGCTGTGAAATCTAACCATGGATAGTTTgcaaatttccaatattttcatccttcatCATATATAgatagcctttctttcttttttcttttttcatcctTGAGGCTTGGCTGAGAGGTATCAAGGAAGCATATCCACACATAAATCCTAATTGCAAGGCGCATAATGTGGTTGAAGGATTTAATTGTACTTGGTAAACTCTCCTTCTTGATAAAGAAGAAATgttcaattattatttatttatttatttattttggataaGAACTGGGATATGTTGCTCTAAAACTTTCTGTATATTTGTTTTTGGGCTTCTTGACATGCTTTTTCCCCTCTACTAAATCCCCCAAAACCGAAACCTGGCAACATGTTTGACATTGAATGGGCTGCTGACCAAGTGGGAGTCCTTACTTACAGACCATACCTTACTTACAGGACAAATCATATTTACCAACGCCATTGTTACCTCTTAGGGCTGTTCCTGGGTTCTTCAGTTTCAATTAAGATGCTATGACTACTCTTTCCAAATTGGCCAATGGCCAGAGTCATCTGTGAATATTGAACAAGTAGTTTCTTTGCTGCACATAATTCTGCTTCCAGAAGCATGATTAGTTCTGTTGCAACACATTTTAAACTTTCCTCATCCAAGTTGTGGTTACATGTTGTTTGTGTCCCACTCTTGGATGGCGAAAGGAAAAAGTCTAAAGCCTTGTGCTAATGAATAATTTTGATCCTATCCTTTCTCACCCCCACCCCACAAAACCACTACCATTCAACATCAACGCCCCCACCCCCACACAaaccaaaaagggaaaaataacaTTGCACCATTTTGTGTCTCTAACAATGTTTAACATTCACAGCAAGCTAATCGATCCTTTTATTTCTTAGCATTATTTCATGTCTGACCATGTTTGATATTCACAAGGATCATACAATCTTAAAATGAAGCTGGTGGACAGAAAGAATCAGGAATTGGCATGCATTGGCTttgatttcatttgattttataagAGGAACATGATTGAATGCTCCCATCTTTCATCAGCCATTTTCTTCAATACCAGTGTTTTAGTCGAAAATTACTTCACAGGTAAATTTCTGAAGCAGGAATCTTTTCGAGTCTCGGGTCTCATCTTTTGCCTTGGGATTGAATAAGGCCGACACCATGTGGGGTTGGAGATTCCCACAAGCACATATACAGCTAAGTATATGTACTCTCCATGTATGGAAAGCGtacattcatttctttttcagtACTCCAGTGCTTCAAGTGGTACAGAAGCAAAAAGTGAATGGTGTAATTTAATAGATGCACTTATCCTCGTCTAATGGTCCCATGTAGAGACTGCAGCTGGTAATTATGTATGTGATTAGGGTATGAAGTAGGGAGATTACTGAAGTTTCAGTTCATTATCAATgattgagaaaaaagaaagaaactatCAAAATCATTGGTCTCTGCTAGGATCCAAACAATAAACCCTCAAATTTCACTTCCCTATTGTGAAAATGTCACTTCTATAAACTGAAAAGTTTCCGGGAACCATCACATGGGAAGTAGCATGGCCAAGGAGTGGACGTGGTCCTGAATTGAGAGGAATTGGGCAACCACAGCCACATTTTTTGGCAGTGAACACGCTACGGAAATGAGACTTTTGTGGGAGTGAGAATTGAAGGAAGAGAGAAGGGGATGGGTTGGTTTCTTAGAGGATTCCTTTCTACTGATAAAGTGGAAAGTTGCTTTTTGACACACATCGCTACTGAATTATGACCATCGCCACACCTTGTCCCCCTGGGTTTAGCTGTGCTCCAGTTCCATCCTCTTCCCACACCCAAGCCTTTGAGGGTATGCCACCATTTTAATACCCAgtcccccccaccccccccccccccccccaaaaggGTAAATTAGTCCTTCAACTCTTGGACGTCTGACACATTTTTCTCCACGGCATGATGTGGCACGACTCAACTGGCAAGTGGGCAGTGGATACCAATGGAAGAGATGTGCCACTATACCAGCCCAACCCCTCCACACTTGTCAATGatcatttaaaactttaaaaagctACCAACAATGCTTTTTTAGTTTCTACTTTCCAGCCTTTGAAGACCAAAAGGGATGATAAATTTCACCAACCTTCATCTCCACCCCTGCTTTCCTCACTAGTCTTTCTCTCCCCATACTCATTCTCTCTATCTTCCTTCTTTTTAACTGGCTATATCACTTCTTCTCATCCAATTCCGGTGGTAGCAGCTTATAAAGTCTCATCCAATTCCGGTGGTAGCAGCATATAAAGTATGAAAGGAGTGAAGGGAAGATTCCTAAAGAAACTGAAACGTTTTCCAACCATCACCACTCTGAAACAGAGCCTAATTCTTCAGGTTCCGGACAGTATTAGCATATCCAAGCTCTCAAAAGATCACAAAGATGAAGAAATTGAATCAGGTTTTCTCGATGGCGACAAAGAAAAACTTACACCCCCCATGAAGTCCAGAGATCCGGTCTCTGCCAAGGATAATTCAGAGCTTATGATCTCATCAGAGGTTCAGATTGATCATAGTATTCAGGGCAGAGATGGCTTGACAGAGTCCAGAGCCTGTGACTTAGAGGAAAGAGTCATGGACAATGCCTCTACCCATAAAGCAAAGGTAGAGATTGAAGAGCATCCATCCCTGTTAGACTTTGAAGAGAAATGTCCACCAGGAGGGAGGGACTCAGTCATTTTCTACACAACAAGCTTGAGGGGAATAAGGAAAACTTTTGAGGACTGCAGTGCCATCCGGTTTCTGTTGGAAAGCTTTCGAGTGTTGTTCCAGGAGAGGGATGTATCGATGCACATGGAGTTCAGGGAGGAGCTGTGGAGGATGATGGGCGGCCGCGTAGTCCCTCCAAGGCTTTTCATCAAGGGAAGGCACATTGGCGGAGCGGATGAGGTGGTTGGATTGCACGAGCAAGGAAAGCTGAAGAAGCTGTTGGAAGGGATACCACTCTCTCCAACCAACAACTCTCCATGCAAGGGCTGTGGCGGCATGAAGTTCTTGCTATGCTTCAATTGCAATGGAAGCTGCAAGGTGATTGCAGATGGGGATGGTGACGGTGATGATCTACTTCATATCAGATGCCCTGAATGCAACGAAAATGGATTAATTAAATGCCCCATTTGCTGCTGAAAGTCTCAATCTCCATTTCCACTGCCCTCTCCTTAGCTTGTAATATACTTGTTTAACTTACATGTCCTGGTTTTCATATCACATTCCTCCCTCCCCCTTTTTGTATGAACCTTTAGAATTAACTTGTATTGCATATGAGCTTGTGCAGATTCTTCTTTAGACTCCCAACTCAGCCCATGCACAAGCACAGTGGAAAATTCCCTGTTAAATGCTTGTCTCTAATTTAAAGGATATATACTAAACATCATAAAAAGTCCATATGGGATCAATTATTGAATCATATATACATATCTTTGTGTAATGGGTTATGGGTGATTTTAATAAGGTGAAGTGAATGATGGCCCTGCAGGAATTAAAACAACTCCAACATAATTATGCATTTAAACAAAGATTAGTCACCATTTTAGTAACTAATAAGATTATTGAATCACCAAGGGCCAATCCGTATAGTATTTTGGAGCTTAAGAGTATCATGACTTGAAACAAAGATGAGTGTCTTGTGATTAGTTGGAGACTTCTTCGCTATTGTTCTATTCAAGTGGTTGAGCACATGACTCTTTACCATTCAATATGGAAACCCAACAACACTCCACGCTTGGTCATGTTTGGAATAGTtggattgtttttaaaatagaaatagaaataaaaaaatttatattataaaaatcaaatcttaCTTTCACTTAGACAACCGGTTCCTCTCTTTTACATGAAATCATGATTCATTTTTGTTCTTAtcctatttttattcttatttttattaagaatgcatattaaacttaaatcctaaaaatttaaattttttaaaaaattaataattcaacATAATATCAGAGTTTGATTTGACAGTAAGTCGTTTTCTTTGGAATCTCTCCCCCCTAATTTACAATTCTTTGATATCCCTCCCCCTAATTTGCAATCCTTTGGTATTTCTCCTCATGCGGATATAAGGTTGTGTGTGAAGTTTaagattttaggaaaattagtaattcaacaattttcatatGCCAAATATACCAAATTCTTCCAATAATTATAAcaatatatttagttttagataatttttttttaaaaaaagaagaagaagaattagagaagttaaataaaacaaaagaacaaattaaaatacaacataatttttttatgttgtttaTCTGtctaaaaaaacacttaaagaaaagataataaaattattaaaaagttatACTTCTTTAAAACTTCCCTTATTCTTTTCCTTACTACtttttacttcaatttttttcttccatattgCCCAAATACCAAACAACCATTTTCttaaatttccttttccttccctCCCTACTCTCCAACGACCAAACATGGCCCAAATGTTTGGATTTATGCTTTGAAAGTTGAAGCATCTCACCATGAGAAATCCATAGAGGTATATTATTACCTCATTTGGTAGTAAGTCTCTGTTTGAGTAATGCTATGATTGCTAATGATGATGACATATGGCTAGCCATCACTATATTATTTAAACGTTGATGCAATCATTCTTTCTGGTACCATAATTATCCCTCGCTTACTCGAATTATTTTTCAGTTCAGTCAAAGAATCTATGGTTCGCATTTGCTCAACGTTATCATAAATTTGGACCAGTGACATGGGACAATCATGCCTGCTCTCTTAACTTTCTAGacaatttctttttctcattcatcattttctttattttaattttagtttttttttctccctgaATTAATGTTTCAAAATAACACTATCACCTAATTCGGAGCTTAAATTTTATCAGGCTTTTTTAGTAACACACTTGAATAAGTATATAAGATATGAATGAAAAAGATGGCAGTTGGAAGGAGGGGCCCTTGTCTCCTGCTTGATTGCTGGAAAAAGAGAAGGATATGAAAAAATTGACCAGTTTGGCTGATGGGAGAGTCGCtgggaaaacaaaagaaaataattgacAGCCTTTGAGGGGCGCTGATTACGCAAATATCATCTTTCTAACAAATTAGACTGTGAttgtatttattaaaaaaagaaaaaaatccatttatgatttgtatttattttaactaGTTTCAAAATGAAAGAATATGACATTTACTGCTTATTGGTCCTAATGATCCCCATTTAAGCTCCTAAATCAAGGACACACCTTTGTTTTGAGGTTTTTGGGTTTTAAGTTCATAAGTGTGTATAAAGGTATTTTGGTAAAAACGTAAGGTTGAACTAGATCTTATGTATTgacttt includes the following:
- the LOC100259881 gene encoding uncharacterized protein At5g39865; this encodes MKGVKGRFLKKLKRFPTITTLKQSLILQVPDSISISKLSKDHKDEEIESGFLDGDKEKLTPPMKSRDPVSAKDNSELMISSEVQIDHSIQGRDGLTESRACDLEERVMDNASTHKAKVEIEEHPSLLDFEEKCPPGGRDSVIFYTTSLRGIRKTFEDCSAIRFLLESFRVLFQERDVSMHMEFREELWRMMGGRVVPPRLFIKGRHIGGADEVVGLHEQGKLKKLLEGIPLSPTNNSPCKGCGGMKFLLCFNCNGSCKVIADGDGDGDDLLHIRCPECNENGLIKCPICC